The Pontibacter pudoricolor genome contains a region encoding:
- a CDS encoding cytochrome c maturation protein CcmE domain-containing protein: MKKSHIIGIVIIAAAIMIIMSTAGDASTYVDFGQAKELAEDGSKTKVHVVGRLKKDAQGHIVGMKYDPLVDPNYFSFMLVDTNRVEQQVVYFNPKPQDFERSEQVVITGSMQNEVFVADKILLKCPSKYVEKEVQQTTAGL; encoded by the coding sequence ATGAAGAAGTCACACATCATCGGTATTGTTATCATCGCAGCAGCCATCATGATCATCATGTCCACTGCAGGCGACGCCAGTACTTACGTTGATTTTGGTCAGGCAAAAGAGCTGGCTGAGGATGGAAGCAAGACGAAGGTACACGTAGTAGGCCGCCTGAAAAAGGATGCCCAGGGCCATATAGTTGGTATGAAATACGACCCGCTTGTAGACCCGAACTACTTCTCGTTTATGCTCGTGGATACCAACCGCGTGGAGCAGCAGGTAGTGTACTTCAACCCGAAACCACAGGACTTCGAACGCTCGGAGCAGGTTGTAATTACCGGTAGTATGCAGAACGAAGTGTTTGTAGCTGACAAGATTCTGCTAAAATGCCCGTCTAAATACGTGGAAAAAGAAGTACAGCAAACAACTGCAGGCTTGTAA
- the ccsA gene encoding cytochrome c biogenesis protein CcsA encodes MINTLIGDIGHLSVIIAFVAAIVASYAYFMASRSSIDAEAIAKWRRFARVAFYVHSAAVLLVIFALFNIIYEHRYEYYYAWSHSSNHLPVHFMISCFWEGQEGSFLLWIFWHVVLGIVLLNTGKKYKEWEAPVMAMFSFVQLFLTSMILGVVIGDLKIGSSPFILMRDFMPDTPVFAMDPNYKPEDGTGLNPLLQNYWMVIHPPTLFLGFAATLVPFAFAMAGLWKNKFGEWVRPALPWAHFAAVSLGIGTVMGAYWAYETLNFGGYWNWDPVENAVYIPWLVLVGAIHTMVAYRRGKQGLKASYLLIIASFILILYATFLTRSGILGNASVHSFTDLGLSGQLFTYLAVFAVLAVALLIYKWKHIPTTEKELTTYSGEFWIFIGAAVLCLAGFQVLATTSIPVYNSFLGFIGIESNAALPADQIEHYTKFQLWAGVLIAVLTGIGQLIWWRKADKKSFSDAITMPLMLTLLFASLVIILSNKFDVFDFKLDNPVYITLFVTSLFAVFANLSIILSLLHKKVTLSGGAVSHIGIALMLLGILFSSGYSNIISGNTSGMLYSREFPDEINRDNVLLWRNTTTDMDKYSVSYRGQFLEVEGVPEYVNKEILFRTADEYTAIARADIKVNDKLYFKTGDTLELPTPENTYYQVEYKNRETQEAFVLYPRAQVNPNMGLLASPDIKASVTKDLYTHVSSVPDPNEEKEWSELQEYTVTMGDTIILNDYVAIFNGVEVIKEVPGVPLKEGDVAVQADMKIMGEKKTYHAHPLLIFKEGMAGYYPEIIEDLGLRITFLNVDPTKEEFKIGVNTTQKDYIILKAMEKPFVSILWIGTIVMSIGFIMAITRRNQEGGSSNKPKAKHARKAEKAQVA; translated from the coding sequence ATGATAAATACGCTGATCGGCGATATAGGCCACCTAAGTGTAATAATTGCTTTTGTGGCAGCTATCGTGGCTTCTTACGCATACTTTATGGCTTCGCGTTCTTCTATAGATGCCGAAGCAATTGCCAAATGGCGTCGCTTTGCCCGTGTCGCCTTTTATGTGCACTCTGCGGCAGTATTGTTAGTGATATTTGCGCTGTTTAACATTATTTACGAGCACCGTTACGAGTATTACTACGCCTGGAGCCACTCATCCAATCACCTGCCGGTTCACTTCATGATCTCCTGTTTCTGGGAAGGCCAGGAAGGCTCGTTCCTGCTCTGGATATTCTGGCATGTAGTACTTGGTATCGTATTGCTGAACACAGGTAAAAAGTACAAAGAATGGGAAGCACCGGTTATGGCCATGTTCTCGTTCGTACAGCTTTTCCTTACATCTATGATCCTGGGGGTGGTAATCGGTGATTTGAAGATCGGTTCTTCACCATTTATCCTGATGCGCGATTTTATGCCGGATACTCCTGTATTCGCCATGGACCCGAACTATAAACCAGAAGATGGTACCGGCCTTAACCCACTTTTACAGAACTACTGGATGGTAATTCACCCTCCTACCCTGTTCCTGGGTTTTGCTGCTACACTGGTTCCGTTTGCCTTTGCAATGGCCGGCTTATGGAAAAATAAGTTTGGCGAGTGGGTACGTCCTGCACTGCCTTGGGCGCACTTTGCTGCCGTATCATTAGGTATAGGTACGGTTATGGGCGCTTACTGGGCCTATGAGACACTTAACTTTGGTGGTTACTGGAACTGGGACCCTGTAGAAAATGCCGTGTACATCCCGTGGTTGGTATTGGTTGGCGCAATTCATACAATGGTTGCTTACCGACGTGGCAAGCAAGGGCTTAAGGCCTCTTATTTACTGATCATCGCGTCCTTTATCCTAATCCTGTATGCTACTTTCCTGACCCGAAGCGGTATTTTAGGAAATGCCTCGGTTCACTCTTTCACTGACTTAGGCCTTTCCGGTCAGCTGTTCACGTACCTTGCTGTTTTTGCAGTGCTGGCTGTTGCGCTTCTGATCTACAAATGGAAACACATCCCAACAACTGAGAAAGAGCTGACAACTTATAGCGGAGAATTCTGGATTTTTATAGGAGCTGCGGTACTTTGCCTTGCTGGTTTCCAGGTGCTTGCAACCACATCTATCCCGGTTTACAATTCCTTCCTGGGCTTTATTGGCATAGAGTCAAATGCTGCACTTCCTGCTGACCAGATTGAGCACTATACCAAGTTCCAGCTATGGGCCGGGGTGCTGATAGCGGTACTTACAGGTATAGGCCAGCTGATATGGTGGCGCAAAGCCGATAAGAAAAGTTTTAGTGATGCGATCACCATGCCGCTAATGCTTACGTTACTGTTTGCCAGCCTTGTTATCATTCTTTCTAATAAGTTCGATGTATTCGACTTTAAACTCGATAACCCGGTTTACATTACACTTTTCGTTACCTCGTTGTTTGCGGTATTCGCTAACCTCAGCATTATCCTTAGCCTGCTGCATAAGAAAGTAACACTCTCCGGTGGAGCTGTATCACATATTGGTATTGCTTTAATGTTGCTGGGCATCCTGTTCTCATCTGGTTATTCTAACATCATTTCCGGCAACACATCGGGTATGTTATACTCACGTGAGTTCCCGGACGAGATTAACCGCGATAACGTGTTACTGTGGCGCAACACCACTACCGACATGGACAAGTATAGTGTAAGCTACCGCGGCCAGTTCCTGGAAGTAGAAGGCGTGCCTGAATATGTGAACAAGGAAATTCTTTTCAGAACAGCTGATGAGTACACTGCTATTGCCCGTGCCGATATTAAAGTAAATGATAAACTATACTTTAAGACAGGCGACACGCTGGAGCTTCCGACTCCGGAAAACACTTACTACCAGGTAGAGTATAAAAACCGCGAAACGCAGGAAGCCTTTGTACTTTACCCGCGTGCTCAGGTAAACCCTAACATGGGTCTGCTGGCATCTCCTGACATTAAAGCTTCTGTTACCAAGGACCTGTACACGCACGTTTCTTCTGTGCCGGACCCTAACGAAGAGAAGGAATGGAGCGAGCTGCAGGAATATACTGTTACAATGGGCGACACTATCATTCTGAACGATTATGTGGCCATCTTTAACGGGGTTGAAGTTATTAAAGAAGTACCTGGCGTACCTTTAAAAGAAGGCGATGTAGCCGTACAGGCCGATATGAAGATCATGGGTGAGAAGAAAACCTATCATGCACATCCGCTGCTGATCTTTAAAGAAGGTATGGCTGGTTATTATCCTGAAATTATTGAGGACCTTGGCCTGCGCATCACGTTCCTGAACGTAGACCCGACGAAAGAAGAATTTAAGATAGGTGTTAACACCACGCAGAAGGACTACATCATCCTGAAAGCAATGGAGAAACCTTTCGTAAGCATTCTCTGGATCGGTACTATTGTAATGTCCATTGGTTTTATAATGGCCATTACCCGCCGTAACCAGGAAGGTGGCAGCAGTAACAAACCGAAAGCGAAACATGCCAGAAAAGCTGAGAAAGCACAGGTGGCGTAG
- a CDS encoding glycosyltransferase family 61 protein: MAIRFIAVLKRKLNSAFYVALRVVNYYPYYTYLHGRGQKINLTPEYELEFTEQEKAFLKTCAASYNYFESDYALGHRQKELSLYKLKDVTYLSNTGVIKMGDKLIVESGLSVDRLTRSKAFRDFTVMLPHSYKRGIYTTIQHSHWADNNISLWFIDSLPRAYILANTIKEPATLLMWKGAAAYQKQTLEYLLKDHPHIRIKYISKHHRIKISNFYLPSFITASFSGYMPPEVSNWLREGVWNSFNIIRTNPKQRIYVSRSKARFRRVINEQELIPVLEKYGFKIVWSEDLSYKDQVQLFYDAEAIVSPHGAGLTNLLFAEKSKVVELHPAKIMKGRYMLLCKGLGFEYTPIIGSPGDDIEDFVVPIEELKNWLQNTYPSKL, translated from the coding sequence ATGGCGATTCGATTCATAGCGGTATTAAAGCGTAAATTAAACAGCGCCTTTTATGTGGCTCTGAGGGTTGTTAACTACTACCCCTATTACACATACCTGCATGGGCGAGGGCAAAAAATAAACCTGACTCCGGAATATGAATTAGAATTTACGGAACAGGAAAAAGCATTTTTAAAGACCTGCGCAGCTTCTTATAATTATTTCGAATCAGATTATGCGCTGGGCCATCGTCAGAAAGAACTATCGTTGTACAAGCTTAAAGATGTTACCTATCTGAGCAACACAGGCGTTATAAAAATGGGTGATAAACTTATAGTTGAATCCGGCTTAAGCGTAGACCGCCTTACAAGATCAAAAGCGTTCCGTGATTTTACCGTGATGCTGCCACATAGCTATAAGAGAGGGATTTACACGACGATACAGCACAGCCATTGGGCTGATAACAATATTTCGCTCTGGTTTATTGACAGTTTACCAAGAGCGTACATACTCGCCAATACAATTAAAGAACCGGCAACCTTACTGATGTGGAAAGGAGCGGCTGCATACCAGAAACAAACCTTAGAATATTTACTAAAAGACCATCCGCATATCAGGATCAAGTATATCAGCAAACACCACAGGATAAAGATCTCAAACTTTTATCTACCGTCTTTTATCACAGCATCGTTTAGCGGGTATATGCCGCCTGAGGTTAGCAATTGGCTTAGGGAAGGGGTCTGGAACAGCTTCAATATTATCAGAACTAACCCAAAGCAACGGATTTATGTGAGTCGCTCGAAAGCGAGGTTCCGGCGTGTGATAAATGAACAGGAGCTGATACCAGTTCTGGAAAAGTATGGCTTTAAAATCGTCTGGTCAGAAGATCTTAGCTATAAAGACCAGGTTCAGCTGTTTTATGATGCGGAAGCTATAGTTTCGCCACATGGTGCAGGTTTAACCAATTTACTATTTGCTGAGAAAAGTAAAGTAGTGGAATTGCATCCGGCTAAAATAATGAAAGGCCGTTATATGCTCTTGTGTAAAGGTCTTGGATTTGAGTATACTCCGATTATCGGCTCGCCCGGTGATGATATAGAAGACTTTGTTGTACCAATTGAGGAGCTGAAAAACTGGCTTCAGAACACTTATCCTTCCAAATTATGA
- a CDS encoding Rossmann-like and DUF2520 domain-containing protein: MNIAIVGAGNVAWHLAQALQKAGHTITAVYSRNKAHSEDLTKHLPNAVATQELDLTTIVADVVLIAIPDAALPGIAEQIKVKPETIVAHTSGSQPLAVLSTIAGANYGVFYPLQTFSKHSPVDVKQVPILIEGNTEATIDQLEHLAHTISQKVERVDSGKRKQLHLAAVFACNFTNHLLGISQELLRKANLPTDLLQPLIQETIKKAANHNPYAVQTGPAIRNDQNVIDEHLRLLQHQPHLQAIYQALTQGIQATKGNNYSSDQST, from the coding sequence ATGAACATAGCTATAGTTGGAGCCGGAAATGTGGCGTGGCACCTGGCACAGGCACTGCAAAAAGCTGGGCATACTATAACCGCCGTGTATAGCCGAAACAAAGCGCATAGCGAAGACCTTACTAAACATCTGCCGAATGCAGTCGCTACGCAGGAGTTAGACCTCACAACTATAGTTGCCGATGTTGTATTGATAGCTATTCCGGATGCGGCGCTACCTGGCATAGCCGAACAGATAAAAGTAAAGCCTGAAACTATAGTTGCGCATACGTCTGGCTCTCAGCCGTTAGCTGTTTTGTCAACTATAGCCGGGGCAAACTATGGCGTATTTTATCCGTTGCAGACTTTCTCTAAGCATTCGCCTGTAGATGTGAAGCAGGTTCCTATTTTGATAGAGGGTAACACCGAAGCAACTATAGACCAGTTGGAACACCTTGCGCATACTATAAGCCAGAAGGTAGAACGTGTAGATTCTGGTAAGCGGAAGCAACTTCACTTAGCAGCCGTATTTGCCTGTAACTTTACAAACCACCTGCTGGGTATCAGCCAGGAGCTGTTACGAAAAGCTAACCTGCCAACCGATCTGCTGCAGCCCCTTATTCAGGAAACTATAAAAAAGGCAGCTAATCATAACCCGTATGCAGTGCAGACAGGGCCGGCTATCCGCAACGACCAGAACGTAATTGATGAACACCTGCGTCTGTTACAGCATCAGCCACACTTACAGGCTATTTACCAGGCACTTACACAAGGCATTCAGGCTACTAAAGGCAACAACTATAGTTCTGATCAGTCGACATAA
- a CDS encoding 2Fe-2S iron-sulfur cluster-binding protein — protein sequence MKVVNITFKFADGSPDQTHPAVEGESVLDVALNNDIKLQHNCGGVCGCSTCHVYVEAGMDDLPEISDKEEDYIDRAVDPRINSRLGCQCVVQGNEDVVVTIPEQDFLGH from the coding sequence ATGAAAGTTGTAAATATAACATTTAAGTTCGCAGACGGCTCTCCAGACCAGACGCACCCCGCTGTAGAAGGCGAATCGGTGCTGGATGTAGCGCTGAATAACGACATAAAACTACAGCATAACTGTGGCGGCGTTTGCGGTTGCAGTACCTGCCATGTGTATGTTGAAGCCGGCATGGATGACCTTCCTGAAATTTCAGATAAAGAAGAAGATTACATTGACCGCGCCGTAGACCCGCGTATAAACTCAAGACTGGGCTGCCAGTGTGTGGTACAAGGCAACGAAGACGTTGTTGTAACTATACCGGAGCAGGATTTCCTGGGGCATTAA
- the iscX gene encoding Fe-S cluster assembly protein IscX, whose amino-acid sequence MMNKNYEPPMTWSDHEDIAMALYEKFGDDFNESKIYRIRFTELLDWVLSLPNFTGTREQANEGHLEQIQAAWVYEWRDNQD is encoded by the coding sequence ATGATGAATAAGAACTACGAGCCACCAATGACGTGGAGCGACCACGAAGACATAGCCATGGCACTTTACGAAAAGTTTGGCGATGACTTTAATGAGTCTAAAATATACCGCATCCGTTTTACCGAACTGCTTGACTGGGTGCTTTCGCTGCCGAATTTTACGGGCACGCGCGAGCAGGCAAACGAAGGCCACCTGGAGCAGATTCAGGCGGCGTGGGTATATGAGTGGCGCGACAACCAGGATTAG
- a CDS encoding KdsC family phosphatase, translating into MSITQPDLTRINTFIFDVDGVLTDGLLYVFADGEQVRAFNIKDGFAIKHAIRQGYRVAIISGKNEPGVRNRLEDLGIEDIFLGIEDKVDTFEDYLYMQGIHPATVAYMGDDMPDFEVMQRCGLRACPADAADDIKEISTYIATRDGGRGAVRELIEKIMKTQDTW; encoded by the coding sequence ATGTCGATCACTCAACCAGACCTTACCCGCATAAACACCTTTATTTTTGATGTAGATGGTGTACTGACAGATGGATTGCTGTATGTTTTTGCTGACGGGGAACAGGTGCGCGCTTTTAACATTAAAGACGGCTTTGCCATAAAGCATGCCATCCGCCAGGGCTACAGGGTGGCCATTATTTCCGGTAAAAATGAGCCCGGCGTACGCAACCGCCTCGAAGACCTGGGCATCGAAGACATCTTTCTCGGGATTGAAGACAAAGTAGACACTTTTGAAGATTACCTGTACATGCAGGGCATTCATCCGGCAACGGTTGCCTACATGGGCGACGACATGCCGGATTTTGAAGTAATGCAGCGATGCGGTCTGCGCGCCTGTCCTGCCGATGCTGCCGATGATATTAAAGAGATAAGTACTTACATCGCTACCAGGGATGGTGGCCGCGGAGCTGTAAGGGAGCTTATAGAAAAGATAATGAAGACACAGGATACCTGGTAA
- a CDS encoding cold-shock protein, with amino-acid sequence MKTGKVKFFIESKGFGFITEDETNEDFFVHITGLNGLQIQQNDRVTFDTQEGKKGINAVNVKRI; translated from the coding sequence ATGAAAACAGGAAAAGTAAAGTTTTTTATTGAGTCTAAAGGTTTCGGTTTCATTACTGAAGACGAAACAAATGAGGATTTTTTTGTGCACATCACAGGCCTTAACGGTCTGCAGATTCAGCAGAACGACCGCGTAACGTTCGACACGCAGGAAGGCAAAAAAGGAATCAATGCTGTAAACGTGAAAAGAATCTAA
- a CDS encoding geranylgeranylglycerol-phosphate geranylgeranyltransferase — MKAFLHLIRFPNLVLIVLSQALAQACLLSRGIVWEKVLEPSFGLLTFSTVLIAAAGYIINDYYDVKIDAINKPERLVVGTVIRRRRAMFAHLVLSFLGIAIGFWLYIPIGLINTGAVFLLWGYSARLKKLPLIGNITIALLSATMLLVVAVYNDSLNRITLGYALFAFLISLIREVIKDMEDMKGDASFECRTLPIVLGIRNAKLVLYPIIAAFLAFAVIVALHSRTSPAFDIYMLALVLIPAIWLTIKLTRADRKRDFTYLSNLNKFIMLTGILSMLLVG, encoded by the coding sequence GTGAAGGCATTTTTACACCTCATCCGTTTCCCAAACCTTGTGCTCATCGTGCTGAGCCAGGCACTGGCGCAGGCCTGTCTGCTTTCGCGGGGCATTGTCTGGGAAAAAGTACTTGAGCCTTCGTTTGGGTTACTGACCTTCTCTACCGTGCTTATAGCTGCTGCCGGCTATATCATTAACGATTATTACGATGTAAAGATAGATGCCATTAATAAGCCCGAACGCCTGGTGGTTGGCACTGTTATCCGGAGAAGGCGGGCTATGTTTGCGCATCTTGTCTTGTCGTTTCTGGGTATAGCGATCGGCTTCTGGCTTTATATCCCTATCGGGCTGATAAATACAGGTGCTGTGTTTTTACTTTGGGGTTATTCGGCCCGCCTCAAAAAGCTACCGTTAATCGGCAATATCACTATTGCCCTACTTTCGGCTACTATGTTGCTGGTGGTAGCTGTTTATAACGACAGCCTTAACCGGATAACACTCGGCTATGCCTTGTTTGCATTTCTTATATCACTGATACGCGAGGTAATAAAAGATATGGAAGACATGAAAGGGGATGCCTCTTTTGAGTGCCGTACGTTGCCTATTGTGCTTGGCATCCGGAATGCAAAACTGGTGCTTTATCCTATAATTGCTGCTTTCCTGGCTTTTGCCGTTATAGTTGCCCTGCACAGCCGTACCTCGCCCGCATTTGATATTTACATGCTGGCACTTGTTTTAATACCGGCTATCTGGCTAACTATAAAACTAACCCGTGCCGACCGCAAACGTGACTTTACCTACCTTAGCAACCTGAACAAGTTTATTATGCTAACCGGTATTCTTTCGATGCTGCTGGTCGGATAA
- a CDS encoding PaaI family thioesterase, with amino-acid sequence MIHKTTTANEFRDLVASPAKFRLFMLAKLPMAYMADLRVKALTDERATVTIPYKYLNKNPFNSIYFACLSMAAELSTGVLCMMHTYKADPIVSMLVVHMDADFTKKAVGKITFMCEDGRRIQQAAEQTKLTGEGITITATTIGMDEQGDQVAEFRFTWSLKAKSKLLA; translated from the coding sequence ATGATACATAAAACTACAACGGCAAACGAATTCAGAGATCTGGTTGCCTCGCCAGCTAAGTTTCGCCTGTTCATGCTTGCAAAATTACCAATGGCCTATATGGCAGACCTGCGGGTAAAAGCCTTAACCGATGAGCGCGCCACCGTAACTATACCATACAAATACCTCAACAAAAATCCCTTTAACTCTATTTATTTTGCCTGTCTGAGCATGGCTGCCGAGCTTTCTACGGGCGTGTTATGTATGATGCACACGTATAAAGCCGACCCTATTGTGTCGATGCTGGTGGTGCACATGGATGCGGATTTTACTAAAAAGGCTGTGGGCAAGATAACTTTTATGTGCGAAGACGGCAGGCGCATACAGCAGGCCGCCGAACAAACCAAACTAACCGGCGAAGGCATTACCATAACAGCCACAACTATAGGCATGGACGAACAAGGGGACCAGGTAGCGGAGTTCAGGTTTACGTGGTCGCTGAAGGCTAAAAGCAAACTGCTTGCCTAG
- the purN gene encoding phosphoribosylglycinamide formyltransferase produces the protein MELPVKKNIVIFASGSGSNAQRLLEHFEHHPQIRVAALFSNNPKAYALKRAETYHVPALLFSRDEFYNSDNVLEQVKNFNPDLIVLAGFLWLVPLNLLQAFPDKIINIHPALLPKYGGKGMHGLNVHTAVVQAGDEHSGITIHRVNEEYDKGEFILQEYCPVMPGDTPEELAARVLQLEHKYLPEVVEKLLLKQDQL, from the coding sequence TTGGAACTACCAGTTAAAAAGAATATAGTCATTTTCGCTTCCGGATCGGGGAGCAATGCGCAGCGCCTGCTCGAGCACTTTGAGCACCACCCACAAATACGTGTGGCCGCCCTGTTCTCCAACAACCCGAAAGCCTATGCCCTAAAAAGAGCCGAGACCTACCACGTCCCGGCTCTTTTGTTTTCCAGGGACGAATTTTACAATTCCGATAACGTATTGGAGCAGGTAAAGAACTTTAACCCGGACCTTATAGTGCTGGCCGGCTTTCTGTGGTTAGTACCATTAAACCTGCTGCAGGCTTTCCCTGACAAGATCATTAACATACACCCTGCCCTGCTGCCAAAGTACGGCGGTAAAGGCATGCACGGTCTAAACGTACATACCGCGGTGGTGCAGGCAGGCGACGAGCATTCGGGCATAACCATACACCGCGTAAACGAAGAGTACGACAAAGGCGAGTTTATACTGCAGGAATATTGCCCGGTAATGCCCGGCGATACGCCCGAAGAGCTTGCCGCGCGCGTACTGCAACTAGAACATAAATACCTGCCCGAAGTAGTAGAAAAACTGCTACTGAAGCAAGACCAACTATAG
- the purH gene encoding bifunctional phosphoribosylaminoimidazolecarboxamide formyltransferase/IMP cyclohydrolase — protein sequence MQSVQIKSALISVYYKDRLEPLIELLKKNNVTIYSTGGTQAFLEEQGAEVVAVEDLTNYPSIFGGRVKTLHPKVFGGILHRRDNESDLAERTQYEIPPIDLVIVDLYPFEETVASGASEADIIEKIDIGGISLIRAAAKNFKDVLIVSSREQYDEVVTLLQEKNGATDLEDRRRFAAKAFDVSSHYDTHIFNYMNSNSEEQPFKQSIREATPLRYGENPHQKGTFYGKLDELFEQLNGKQLSYNNLVDVDAAVALAAEFEEPVVAILKHTNACGCATGETIKEAYLAALSSDPVSAFGGVIIANRTIDLAAAEELNKLFFEVLIAPAFDADALELLKTKKNRILLKQNEVELSKKQFKTLLNGVIEQDKDLATETEADFKTVTKREPTAEEKKALVFAAKVCKHTKSNTIVLATDKMMFSSGVGQTSRVDALRQAIEKANSFGFDLSKTVMASDAFFPFPDCVEIADKAGIKAVVQPGGSIKDQDSIAYCDAHNMAMVMTGVRHFKH from the coding sequence ATGCAATCTGTTCAAATCAAATCCGCACTTATTTCGGTTTACTACAAAGACCGCCTGGAGCCACTTATCGAGCTACTGAAAAAGAATAATGTTACCATTTATTCCACGGGCGGCACACAGGCGTTCCTGGAAGAGCAGGGTGCTGAAGTAGTGGCTGTAGAAGACCTGACCAATTATCCGTCTATTTTCGGGGGCCGTGTAAAAACGCTTCATCCCAAAGTGTTCGGGGGTATCCTCCATCGCCGCGACAACGAAAGCGACCTTGCCGAAAGAACCCAGTACGAAATCCCGCCAATTGACCTGGTTATAGTTGACCTGTATCCTTTTGAGGAAACTGTGGCATCCGGCGCATCAGAAGCTGATATTATTGAGAAGATAGATATTGGCGGCATCTCGCTTATTCGTGCGGCTGCCAAGAACTTTAAAGATGTACTGATCGTGTCATCGCGTGAGCAGTACGATGAAGTAGTAACATTGCTGCAGGAAAAGAACGGCGCAACAGACCTGGAGGACCGCAGACGCTTTGCTGCCAAGGCATTCGATGTTTCGTCGCACTACGACACGCACATCTTCAACTATATGAACAGTAACTCGGAAGAGCAGCCGTTTAAGCAGAGCATCCGGGAGGCAACACCACTGCGCTACGGGGAGAACCCGCATCAGAAAGGCACTTTTTATGGCAAACTGGACGAGCTTTTCGAACAGCTTAACGGCAAGCAGCTTTCTTATAATAACCTGGTAGATGTGGATGCTGCTGTAGCCCTGGCTGCTGAATTTGAGGAGCCGGTTGTTGCTATACTGAAGCACACCAATGCCTGCGGTTGCGCCACCGGCGAAACTATAAAAGAAGCTTACCTTGCAGCGCTTTCTTCGGATCCGGTTTCTGCCTTCGGAGGCGTGATCATTGCAAACAGAACTATAGATCTGGCTGCTGCTGAAGAACTGAATAAGCTTTTCTTTGAAGTATTGATCGCACCTGCTTTTGATGCTGATGCACTGGAATTACTGAAGACGAAGAAAAACCGCATTCTGCTGAAACAGAACGAAGTTGAGCTATCAAAGAAACAGTTCAAGACGTTGCTGAATGGCGTAATTGAGCAGGATAAAGACCTGGCTACCGAAACCGAGGCCGACTTTAAAACTGTTACTAAGCGCGAGCCTACAGCAGAAGAAAAGAAAGCCCTCGTTTTTGCCGCCAAGGTTTGCAAGCACACCAAATCAAACACGATCGTTCTGGCAACAGACAAAATGATGTTCTCAAGCGGCGTAGGCCAGACATCCAGGGTTGATGCATTGCGCCAGGCCATCGAAAAAGCCAACAGCTTCGGATTTGACCTGAGCAAGACGGTTATGGCTTCTGATGCTTTCTTCCCGTTCCCGGACTGCGTGGAGATTGCCGATAAAGCTGGTATCAAAGCCGTTGTGCAGCCAGGCGGCTCCATCAAAGACCAGGATTCCATTGCTTACTGCGACGCTCACAACATGGCTATGGTGATGACGGGTGTACGCCACTTTAAACACTAA